Proteins encoded by one window of uncultured Bacteroides sp.:
- the mfd gene encoding transcription-repair coupling factor yields MNITELQSLYVKHPGTGAMAKLLEESSVKTIFLGGLCASSAALFLSTLVKGSKNSFVFILGDLEEAGYFYHDLTQINGSENILFFPSSYRRAIKYGQKDPANEILRTEVLSRLQKTEEPLCVVTYPDALAEKVVSRDELTDKTLKLHVGEQVDTGFITEMLSNYGFERVDYVYEPGQYAVRGSIIDVYSFSSEYPYRIDFFGDEVESIRSFEVDTQLSKERKESIAIVPELTKEAGEEVSFLDFIPEETIIGTKDFLWLRERIQAVHDEALSPQAVITQEENEQEYVNLEQKLIDGSEFTVRALDFRRIEFGNKPTGTPQATVEFNCSAQPIFHKNFDLVSNSLKSYLEQNYQIYILSDSAKQTDRIKAIFEDRNDYIPFTSVDKTLHEGFIDNTLHCCFFTDHQIFDRYHKYNLKSENARSGKVALTLKELNQFQVGDYVVHTDHGVGRFAGLIRIPTGNTTQEVMKLVYQNEDVVMVSIHSLHKVSKYKGKEGEPPRLNKLGTGAWEKLKERTKTKIKDIARDLIKLYSQRKEEKGFSFSPDSFLQHELEASFIYEDTPDQLKTTQDVKSDMEREMPMDRLVCGDVGFGKTEIAVRAAFKAATDNKQVAVLVPTTVLALQHFKTFSERLKDFPCRVDYLSRARKPAEVKAILDDLKEGKIGVLIGTHKIIGKQVKFKDIGLLIVDEEQKFGVSVKEKLRQLKVNVDTLTMTATPIPRTLQFSLMGARDLSVISTPPPNRYPIQTEVHTFNEDIIGEAINFEMSRNGQVFLVNNRIQNIYELEGMIHRLVPDARICVGHGQMEPDKLEKIILDFINYDYDVLIATSIIESGIDIPNVNTIIINNAQNFGLSDLHQLRGRVGRGNKKAFCYLLAPPLSSLTTEAKRRLQAIENFSDLGSGIHIAMQDLDIRGAGNMLGAEQSGFIADLGYETYQKILTEAVNELKTDEFAELYAEELVAGEEKISGQNFVQECTVESDLELLFPDEYIPSSSERMLLYRELDSMETDEEVLNFQSRLEDRFGKIPKEGLELMRIVRLRRYAKKLGAEKVFMKAGKMTLFFVNNPESPYYQSEAFDKVISYLQKYSRNCQLREQHNRRSMIIKNIETVETAVGILSEMYVM; encoded by the coding sequence ATGAATATAACAGAATTACAGAGCCTATATGTCAAGCATCCCGGAACGGGAGCGATGGCTAAGCTGCTGGAAGAATCTTCGGTAAAGACGATTTTTCTGGGAGGCCTTTGTGCCTCTTCCGCAGCTCTTTTCTTATCTACACTCGTTAAGGGTAGCAAAAACTCATTTGTTTTTATTCTGGGAGACCTTGAAGAAGCCGGTTATTTCTACCATGATCTTACCCAGATTAACGGGTCGGAGAATATTTTATTCTTCCCTTCTTCTTATCGTCGGGCAATAAAGTACGGACAGAAGGATCCAGCAAATGAAATTCTTCGCACAGAAGTGTTGAGCCGTTTGCAAAAGACGGAAGAACCTTTATGTGTGGTGACTTATCCTGATGCCTTGGCGGAGAAAGTTGTTTCCCGTGATGAACTGACTGATAAAACATTAAAGCTGCATGTAGGCGAACAAGTTGACACGGGATTTATTACGGAAATGCTATCTAATTATGGCTTTGAACGGGTGGACTATGTTTATGAGCCCGGACAATATGCTGTGCGTGGAAGTATTATCGACGTATATTCTTTTTCTTCCGAATATCCTTACCGTATTGACTTCTTTGGAGATGAGGTTGAAAGCATCAGAAGCTTTGAGGTAGATACTCAGCTTTCAAAAGAAAGAAAAGAAAGCATTGCTATTGTACCCGAACTAACAAAAGAGGCGGGTGAGGAAGTCTCTTTTCTCGATTTTATTCCCGAAGAAACAATTATAGGAACCAAAGATTTTCTATGGTTGCGTGAACGGATTCAGGCTGTTCATGATGAGGCGCTTTCTCCACAAGCTGTGATTACGCAGGAAGAGAATGAACAGGAATATGTAAACCTTGAACAAAAGCTGATTGACGGTTCCGAGTTTACAGTCCGCGCATTAGATTTCCGCCGGATAGAGTTTGGAAATAAACCTACCGGAACACCTCAGGCAACAGTCGAATTTAACTGTTCCGCTCAGCCTATATTCCATAAGAACTTCGATTTGGTGAGCAATTCGCTGAAGAGTTATCTGGAACAGAACTATCAGATTTATATATTGTCGGACAGTGCAAAGCAAACGGACCGTATCAAGGCTATTTTTGAAGACAGGAATGACTATATTCCTTTTACTTCTGTTGATAAAACGCTGCACGAAGGCTTTATAGATAACACACTGCACTGTTGCTTCTTTACCGATCATCAGATTTTTGATCGTTATCATAAGTATAATTTAAAGAGTGAGAATGCGAGAAGCGGAAAGGTGGCTCTCACATTAAAGGAACTAAATCAGTTTCAGGTGGGCGATTATGTAGTGCATACCGACCATGGAGTAGGTCGGTTTGCCGGATTAATTCGTATTCCAACCGGAAATACTACTCAGGAAGTGATGAAACTAGTTTATCAGAATGAGGATGTGGTAATGGTTAGTATCCACTCTTTGCACAAGGTGTCTAAATATAAAGGTAAGGAAGGCGAACCTCCACGACTAAATAAGCTGGGAACTGGTGCATGGGAGAAGTTGAAGGAACGAACCAAAACCAAGATTAAAGATATTGCCCGCGACTTGATAAAGCTTTATTCGCAACGGAAAGAGGAAAAGGGCTTCAGTTTTAGTCCCGATTCCTTCCTGCAACACGAACTTGAAGCGTCGTTTATCTATGAAGATACACCCGATCAGCTGAAAACTACGCAGGATGTGAAGAGTGATATGGAGCGTGAAATGCCGATGGACCGACTTGTTTGCGGGGATGTTGGTTTTGGAAAAACGGAAATAGCAGTACGTGCAGCTTTTAAAGCGGCTACTGATAATAAACAAGTGGCGGTGCTGGTACCTACTACCGTTTTAGCTTTGCAGCATTTCAAAACATTTAGTGAACGATTAAAGGATTTTCCATGCAGAGTAGATTATCTGAGTCGTGCCCGTAAGCCTGCAGAGGTGAAGGCTATTCTTGATGATCTTAAAGAAGGAAAGATTGGTGTACTGATAGGTACACACAAAATTATAGGAAAACAGGTAAAATTTAAGGATATTGGTCTGCTAATTGTTGATGAAGAGCAGAAGTTTGGAGTATCTGTAAAAGAGAAACTCAGACAATTAAAGGTGAATGTGGATACGTTGACTATGACGGCAACGCCTATTCCCCGAACGTTGCAGTTCTCATTGATGGGTGCCCGTGATCTTTCGGTCATTAGTACGCCTCCGCCTAACCGATACCCGATACAAACAGAAGTTCATACCTTTAATGAAGACATTATTGGTGAAGCAATTAATTTCGAGATGAGCCGTAATGGTCAGGTATTCCTGGTGAATAACCGCATCCAGAATATATACGAACTGGAAGGAATGATTCATCGTCTGGTTCCTGATGCCCGCATCTGTGTGGGCCACGGACAGATGGAACCTGATAAGCTGGAAAAGATTATCCTTGATTTTATAAATTACGATTATGATGTGCTGATAGCGACCTCAATTATCGAAAGTGGTATTGATATACCTAACGTGAATACCATCATTATCAATAATGCACAAAACTTTGGATTGAGTGATTTGCACCAGTTGCGTGGTCGTGTAGGTCGTGGAAATAAGAAAGCATTCTGCTATTTATTGGCTCCACCGCTTAGTAGTCTGACTACTGAAGCCAAACGCCGACTGCAAGCTATCGAGAACTTTAGTGATTTGGGTAGTGGAATTCACATTGCTATGCAGGATCTCGATATCCGCGGTGCGGGAAACATGCTTGGGGCTGAGCAAAGCGGATTTATAGCCGACTTGGGGTATGAAACTTATCAGAAGATTCTTACCGAAGCTGTAAACGAATTAAAGACGGATGAGTTTGCTGAACTTTATGCTGAAGAGCTTGTAGCAGGAGAAGAAAAGATTAGCGGACAAAATTTTGTGCAGGAGTGTACTGTGGAAAGCGATCTGGAATTGCTTTTCCCTGACGAATATATTCCCAGCAGCAGTGAAAGAATGCTTCTTTATCGTGAACTGGATAGCATGGAAACCGACGAGGAAGTGCTTAACTTCCAGAGTCGTCTGGAAGACCGCTTCGGTAAAATACCGAAAGAAGGACTTGAGCTGATGCGCATTGTCCGCCTCCGTCGTTATGCAAAGAAGTTAGGTGCAGAAAAGGTCTTTATGAAAGCAGGTAAAATGACTCTGTTCTTTGTCAACAACCCTGAGTCACCTTACTATCAGTCAGAAGCATTTGATAAAGTAATTAGTTATTTGCAGAAATATTCCCGTAACTGTCAGCTTCGTGAACAACATAACCGCAGAAGTATGATTATAAAGAATATTGAAACAGTAGAAACAGCGGTAGGCATTCTTAGTGAGATGTATGTAATGTAG
- a CDS encoding polyprenol monophosphomannose synthase, whose translation MQASDSIVIIPTYNEKENIENIIRAVFGLEKIFHILIIEDGSPDGTASIVKRLQLEFPERLFMIERAGKQGLGTAYIAGFRWAIEKKYNFVFEMDADFSHSPDDLPRLYHACTKLGGDVAIGSRYVSGVNVVNWPMSRVLMSYFASKYVRFITGLPIADTTAGFKCYRREVLETIELDKIRFKGYAFQIEMKFMAHKSGFNILEVPVIFINRELGTSKMNSGIFGEAVMGVIKLKIDSFFRKYPQKK comes from the coding sequence ATGCAAGCGTCTGATAGTATCGTTATAATTCCTACCTACAATGAAAAGGAAAACATTGAAAACATAATCCGTGCAGTATTCGGATTAGAAAAAATATTTCATATTTTAATTATTGAAGATGGGTCACCGGACGGCACTGCCTCTATCGTTAAACGCCTGCAACTAGAGTTTCCTGAACGTTTGTTTATGATTGAACGGGCAGGAAAACAGGGATTGGGAACTGCATACATTGCCGGTTTCCGCTGGGCGATTGAAAAGAAATACAATTTTGTCTTTGAAATGGATGCCGATTTTTCTCACAGTCCCGATGATCTTCCCCGACTTTATCATGCATGTACAAAACTGGGAGGTGATGTAGCTATTGGTTCCCGATATGTAAGTGGAGTAAATGTAGTGAACTGGCCTATGAGCCGCGTGCTTATGTCTTACTTCGCCTCTAAATATGTTCGTTTTATTACAGGTTTACCTATTGCAGACACCACTGCAGGATTCAAATGCTACCGCCGGGAAGTATTAGAGACTATAGAACTGGACAAGATCCGATTCAAAGGATATGCTTTCCAGATTGAGATGAAGTTCATGGCTCACAAGTCTGGCTTTAACATCCTTGAGGTACCTGTAATCTTTATCAACCGTGAGCTGGGAACTTCAAAAATGAATAGTGGAATATTCGGTGAAGCAGTGATGGGAGTTATTAAACTAAAAATTGACAGTTTTTTCCGTAAATACCCACAAAAGAAATGA
- a CDS encoding YgiQ family radical SAM protein, translating into MKEYKLTDWLPTTKKEVELRGWNEVDVILFSGDAYVDHPSFGAAVIGRILEAQGLRVAIIPQPNWRDDLRDFKKLGRPRLFFGIAPGSMDSMVNHYTANRRLRSDDAYTPDGRADMRPDYPTIVYTQILKKLYPDVPVILGGIEASMRRLTHYDYWQDKLLKSILVDSGADLLIYGMGEKPITELCKQMQEGIPLLKITDIPQTVIVRKKGEVPNEDKTTDILLHSHEECLKDKKKQAENFRHIEEESNKMEASRILQHVDNNVVIVNPPYPPMTEAELDRSFDLPYTRLPHPKYKGKRIPAYDMIKFSVNIHRGCFGGCAFCTISAHQGKFIVSRSKASILKEVKEVIELPDFKGYLSDLGGPSANMYRMGGKDLNVCRKCKRPSCIHPKVCPNLNTDHRPLLDIYHSVDAIKEIKKSFIGSGVRYDLLQYDSKDPAINRSTAEYTRELIAKHVSGRLKVAPEHTSDRVLNIMRKPSFAQFQQFKKTFDKLNRELNMNQQLIPYFISSHPGCKEEDMAELAVITKNMDFRLEQVQDFTPTPMTIATEAYYSGFHPYTLEPIFAAHNPKEKLAQRQFFFWYQREYKNQIISELNKLGRKDLIDKLYGK; encoded by the coding sequence ATGAAAGAGTATAAACTGACAGATTGGCTGCCTACCACAAAGAAAGAAGTAGAGCTGCGTGGATGGAATGAGGTAGATGTAATCCTTTTCTCCGGAGATGCTTATGTAGATCATCCTTCATTCGGAGCCGCTGTCATCGGACGTATTCTTGAAGCACAGGGACTTCGGGTGGCTATTATTCCGCAACCAAACTGGCGGGACGACCTTCGCGACTTTAAAAAACTGGGACGCCCACGTTTATTCTTTGGCATTGCCCCCGGAAGCATGGACTCCATGGTTAATCACTACACTGCCAACCGCAGGCTAAGGTCTGATGATGCTTATACTCCAGATGGCCGTGCAGATATGCGCCCCGACTATCCAACCATTGTTTATACTCAGATTCTTAAAAAGCTATATCCTGATGTACCCGTGATATTGGGAGGAATTGAGGCTTCTATGCGCCGACTTACTCATTATGATTACTGGCAGGACAAACTGCTTAAAAGTATTCTGGTAGATTCGGGTGCCGATCTTTTGATTTATGGAATGGGAGAAAAACCTATTACAGAGCTTTGCAAGCAGATGCAGGAAGGAATCCCACTTCTTAAAATCACTGATATTCCTCAGACTGTAATTGTGAGAAAGAAAGGTGAAGTACCAAACGAAGATAAAACAACTGATATTCTACTTCATTCTCATGAAGAATGTCTGAAAGATAAAAAGAAACAGGCAGAGAACTTTCGCCATATTGAGGAGGAGAGTAATAAGATGGAAGCGTCACGCATTCTGCAACATGTAGATAATAATGTTGTGATAGTGAATCCTCCTTACCCTCCAATGACTGAAGCTGAGCTTGACAGATCTTTTGATTTGCCCTACACTCGTCTTCCTCACCCTAAATATAAAGGGAAAAGAATTCCGGCTTATGATATGATTAAGTTTTCCGTTAACATCCATCGCGGTTGTTTTGGCGGATGTGCTTTCTGTACCATATCGGCTCATCAGGGAAAATTCATTGTGTCACGCAGCAAAGCCTCTATTTTAAAGGAGGTAAAGGAAGTGATAGAACTGCCCGATTTCAAGGGATACCTGAGTGATCTTGGCGGACCATCGGCAAATATGTACCGTATGGGCGGAAAGGATCTCAATGTTTGCAGGAAGTGCAAACGCCCTTCCTGCATTCATCCCAAGGTTTGCCCCAACTTAAACACAGATCACCGACCACTGCTGGATATTTATCATTCAGTGGATGCGATAAAAGAAATAAAGAAATCGTTTATTGGTAGCGGAGTGCGTTATGACTTGCTGCAATATGACAGCAAAGACCCGGCAATAAACCGCTCAACAGCTGAGTATACCCGCGAACTGATAGCCAAACATGTGAGCGGACGCCTCAAGGTTGCTCCGGAACATACTTCGGACCGTGTGCTCAACATTATGCGTAAACCGTCATTCGCACAGTTTCAGCAGTTCAAAAAGACTTTTGACAAGTTGAACAGGGAACTAAACATGAACCAGCAACTTATTCCTTACTTCATTTCTTCTCACCCGGGATGTAAGGAAGAAGACATGGCCGAACTGGCGGTAATAACGAAGAACATGGATTTCCGTTTGGAACAGGTGCAGGACTTTACTCCTACTCCGATGACTATTGCCACGGAAGCTTACTATAGCGGATTTCACCCGTACACATTGGAGCCTATTTTCGCGGCTCATAATCCGAAAGAAAAACTAGCTCAGCGTCAGTTCTTTTTCTGGTATCAGCGCGAATACAAAAATCAGATTATTTCCGAACTAAATAAACTAGGCAGAAAAGATTTGATTGATAAGCTATACGGAAAATAA
- a CDS encoding glucosamine-6-phosphate deaminase — protein sequence MKTNLSSQITLNRVSTKYYKPENAFERSVLTRFEKIPTDIYESVDEGARQIAAEIAFTIREKQKAGRFCVLALPGGNSPRSVFDELIRMHKEEALSFRNVIVFNIYEYYPLALEAVNSNLKTLQEMFLDHVDINKQNVFSPDGSIAKDTIFEHCRLYEQRIESFDGIDILLLGIGRVGNIGFNEPGSQANSNTRLILLDNTSRNDAAKIFGGTENVPVSSITMGIATILAAKKIFLMAWGDDKAQMIKETVEGKVTDVIPASYLQMHNNTRVAIDLSAASNLTRIQRPWLVTSCEWNDKLIRSAIVWLCMITKKPILKLTNKDYNENGLSELLALYGSAYNVNIKIFNDLQHTITGWPGGKPNADDTYRPERAKPYPKRVIVFSPHPDDDVISMGGTVRRLVEQKHDVHIAYETSGNIAVGDEEVVRFMHFINGFNQLFDAKSEIIDKKYKDIRSFINDKKEGDFDNADMLRLKGLIRRGEARTACAYAGIKSDHVHFLDLPFYETGKIQKAPISEKDVEIVRALLQEVKPHQIFVAGDLADPHGTHRVCTDSVLAAIDLEKGEKWMKECRIWMYRGAWAEWEIENIEMAVPISPEELRLKRNTILKHQSQMEGAPFLGNDERLFWQRSEDRNRGTAALYDNLGLASYEAIEAFVEYIPL from the coding sequence ATGAAGACTAATCTAAGTTCACAAATTACATTAAATCGGGTTTCAACGAAATACTACAAGCCTGAAAATGCATTTGAACGTTCAGTTCTAACTCGCTTTGAAAAAATCCCCACAGACATTTATGAATCCGTGGATGAAGGTGCCCGCCAAATTGCTGCAGAGATAGCTTTTACTATTCGGGAAAAACAAAAAGCAGGACGATTCTGCGTTTTGGCTCTTCCTGGTGGAAATTCGCCACGCTCTGTGTTCGATGAACTAATTCGAATGCATAAAGAAGAGGCTCTTAGTTTCCGTAATGTTATTGTGTTCAACATCTACGAATATTATCCGTTAGCATTGGAAGCTGTAAACAGCAACCTGAAAACTTTACAGGAAATGTTTTTAGACCATGTAGACATCAATAAACAAAATGTTTTCAGCCCTGACGGAAGCATAGCAAAAGATACCATTTTTGAACATTGCCGACTTTACGAGCAACGAATTGAAAGCTTTGATGGCATAGATATTTTGTTGTTAGGTATCGGCCGTGTAGGAAATATTGGTTTTAACGAACCTGGTTCACAAGCAAACTCCAATACTCGTCTGATCTTGCTAGACAACACCTCTCGTAATGATGCTGCTAAAATCTTTGGTGGAACAGAAAATGTACCTGTAAGTTCCATCACAATGGGTATTGCAACTATCCTTGCCGCTAAGAAAATATTCCTGATGGCATGGGGAGATGACAAAGCTCAAATGATAAAAGAAACTGTTGAAGGAAAAGTAACTGATGTGATTCCAGCGTCTTATCTGCAAATGCATAATAACACCCGGGTAGCTATTGATCTTTCTGCAGCATCTAATCTGACACGCATTCAACGTCCGTGGTTAGTTACTTCATGTGAATGGAACGATAAACTAATCCGCAGTGCAATTGTGTGGCTTTGCATGATTACTAAGAAACCTATTCTTAAATTAACCAATAAAGATTATAACGAAAACGGGCTAAGTGAGTTGCTGGCTCTTTACGGATCTGCATATAATGTGAATATCAAAATATTCAATGATTTGCAACATACAATTACCGGTTGGCCGGGAGGAAAACCAAATGCAGACGATACATACCGTCCTGAACGGGCTAAGCCTTATCCAAAGCGCGTTATTGTATTCTCTCCACACCCTGATGATGACGTTATTTCTATGGGAGGAACTGTCAGACGTCTTGTTGAACAAAAACATGATGTACACATAGCATACGAAACATCGGGAAACATTGCTGTGGGAGACGAAGAAGTTGTACGCTTTATGCACTTCATCAACGGTTTCAATCAGCTTTTTGATGCAAAAAGTGAAATTATTGATAAGAAATATAAAGATATTCGTTCTTTTATTAACGATAAAAAGGAAGGTGATTTTGATAATGCAGATATGCTTCGCCTAAAAGGGTTAATTCGCCGGGGGGAAGCACGAACAGCTTGTGCTTATGCCGGTATTAAATCTGACCATGTCCACTTCCTTGATCTTCCTTTTTATGAAACAGGAAAGATTCAAAAAGCTCCAATTTCAGAAAAAGATGTTGAAATTGTACGCGCTTTACTGCAAGAAGTTAAGCCTCATCAAATATTTGTAGCAGGTGACCTTGCCGACCCACACGGTACACACCGTGTTTGTACGGACTCTGTTCTTGCTGCTATTGATTTGGAGAAAGGTGAAAAATGGATGAAGGAATGCCGCATCTGGATGTATCGCGGCGCATGGGCTGAATGGGAAATTGAAAATATAGAAATGGCAGTACCAATTTCACCGGAAGAGCTGAGACTGAAAAGAAATACAATTTTGAAACATCAGTCACAGATGGAAGGTGCTCCGTTCCTTGGAAATGACGAACGCCTGTTCTGGCAACGCTCAGAAGACCGTAACCGAGGAACTGCTGCATTATATGATAATCTGGGATTAGCTTCCTACGAGGCTATCGAAGCTTTTGTAGAGTATATTCCTCTATAA
- a CDS encoding xanthan lyase: MKKLHILFLLLIIFATKGFAQDIDKNVEERLKNFFENYTCSSAQIGKCKLNSFKLDFDTKKLDIYAAESFAYQPFLPETVEGIYRYLSQILPGPVCYFKTTVYTDGKSIEELIPNIYRKKRKDKSRILEDINYEDAPWVKNVSRPIDISRGLQNRHIALWQSHGKYFKNGNGNSNGNGASNGNHNGNGSKNGNGSWLWQRPRIFCTTEDLFTQSIILPYVIPMLENAGADVFTPRERDTQKNEVIVDNDNLRSGSLYIEAKSRKTYWNTPDVTGFAQKKNIYQDGENPFTDGTARYAKTEKKKNRAFAEWVPTIPEEGNYAVYISYQTLPESVTDAKYTVIHKGGATQFTVNQKIGGGTWVYLGTFAFDKGSNDYGMVVLSNESKEKGVVCADAVRFGGGMGNIARGGAVSGLPRYLEGARYSAQWAGMPYSIYGDEKRANDYADDINTRSRMVNYLSGGSVYNPKEKGLGVPFEMAMALHSDAGYTSNGATVGSLGIYTTDFNDSKLHSGISRYASRDLTDIMITQLKKDINSQFDVQWNRRGMWDKNYSETRLPAVPSMILEFLSHQNFADMILGHDPNFKFTVGRSIYKSIARFVTSQHDEDCAIQPLPVSHFAIKFEKKKNKVNLSWKAVEDPLESSAKPHNYIVYTRIGNFGFDNGVLVEGTSYTTKIEPELVYSFKVTAVNKGGESFPSEILSAYKAKREKGRVLIVNGFDRISGPAIINTPDSVGFDIKKDPGVAYHYNISYCGAQTGFDPKNAGKETPGGLGYSGSELEGIRIAGNTFDYPFIHGKAIQATPGYSFVSCSNEAVESGRVKLNDYHLVDYILGLQKEDSTTSRFTNEKYKTFTPKMQQLITQYCKRGGNILVSGSYVGRDMSSSFEDKSFTEDILKYSFRNSMQNTGSGDVFGLGLTFSIPREVNEHIYSVPAPDCIIPVSPAFPVLKYLGGNYGAGTAYKGDYRTFIMGFPFESIDTEEHRAKIMAGILQFLNGR, translated from the coding sequence ATGAAGAAACTACATATACTATTTCTCCTTTTAATTATTTTTGCGACAAAAGGCTTCGCACAAGATATTGATAAAAATGTAGAGGAACGCTTAAAGAATTTCTTTGAGAACTATACTTGTTCTTCTGCCCAAATAGGAAAATGCAAGTTAAACAGTTTTAAACTCGATTTCGATACAAAGAAGCTGGATATATATGCTGCAGAGAGCTTTGCTTACCAACCATTTCTACCCGAAACGGTAGAAGGCATATATCGCTATCTGTCACAAATACTACCCGGTCCGGTATGCTATTTCAAAACAACCGTTTACACAGATGGCAAGTCCATAGAAGAACTTATTCCAAACATTTACAGAAAAAAAAGAAAAGATAAATCCCGCATACTGGAAGATATCAATTATGAGGATGCTCCGTGGGTTAAGAATGTTTCACGCCCAATTGATATTTCAAGGGGGCTACAAAACAGACACATTGCTCTCTGGCAAAGTCATGGAAAGTATTTCAAAAATGGAAATGGAAACAGCAATGGAAACGGTGCCAGTAATGGAAATCATAATGGAAATGGATCTAAAAACGGCAATGGCAGCTGGTTGTGGCAACGTCCACGTATCTTCTGTACTACAGAAGATCTTTTTACCCAATCAATAATACTTCCTTATGTAATTCCTATGCTTGAGAATGCAGGGGCAGATGTCTTTACTCCTCGTGAACGTGACACACAAAAGAATGAAGTAATTGTTGATAACGATAACCTTCGGTCGGGTTCACTTTATATTGAGGCGAAAAGTAGAAAGACCTACTGGAACACACCTGATGTAACCGGTTTTGCTCAGAAAAAGAATATCTATCAGGATGGTGAGAATCCATTTACTGACGGTACAGCTCGTTATGCAAAAACGGAAAAGAAAAAAAATCGGGCATTTGCTGAATGGGTACCCACTATTCCCGAAGAAGGAAATTATGCAGTCTACATATCATACCAGACACTTCCTGAAAGTGTAACAGATGCCAAATACACTGTTATACATAAAGGAGGAGCAACACAGTTTACTGTGAACCAAAAAATAGGCGGGGGTACATGGGTTTATCTTGGAACCTTTGCTTTTGATAAAGGATCTAACGATTACGGAATGGTTGTGCTCAGCAATGAAAGCAAGGAAAAAGGAGTTGTTTGTGCAGATGCCGTTCGTTTTGGCGGTGGAATGGGCAACATTGCCCGTGGAGGAGCAGTCAGCGGTTTGCCACGTTATCTGGAAGGAGCCCGTTACTCGGCACAATGGGCCGGTATGCCCTACTCTATTTATGGAGATGAAAAGCGAGCCAATGATTATGCCGATGATATCAACACTCGTTCCCGGATGGTTAATTACCTATCCGGTGGTTCTGTTTACAACCCTAAAGAAAAAGGACTTGGTGTTCCTTTTGAAATGGCTATGGCGTTGCACAGTGACGCTGGATACACCTCAAACGGTGCAACTGTAGGTTCACTGGGTATTTATACTACCGACTTTAATGATAGCAAACTGCACTCAGGCATTTCCCGTTATGCCTCCAGAGACTTGACTGATATAATGATTACTCAGCTTAAAAAGGATATTAATTCTCAGTTTGATGTGCAATGGAATCGCAGAGGTATGTGGGACAAGAACTATAGTGAAACCAGACTTCCGGCTGTTCCCTCAATGATTCTCGAATTTCTTTCCCACCAAAACTTTGCAGATATGATTCTGGGACACGATCCCAATTTTAAGTTCACAGTGGGACGTTCCATTTATAAATCCATTGCCCGTTTTGTCACTTCTCAGCACGATGAAGATTGCGCAATCCAACCACTTCCTGTGAGCCATTTTGCTATTAAATTCGAGAAAAAGAAAAACAAAGTCAATCTTTCATGGAAAGCAGTGGAAGATCCATTGGAATCGTCAGCCAAACCTCATAACTATATTGTTTACACTCGCATTGGTAACTTTGGTTTTGACAACGGGGTACTGGTTGAAGGAACATCATACACAACAAAAATTGAGCCGGAGCTGGTATATAGTTTCAAGGTTACTGCTGTAAATAAAGGAGGAGAAAGTTTTCCTTCCGAGATTCTTTCAGCATATAAAGCAAAGCGCGAAAAAGGAAGAGTGCTTATTGTTAACGGGTTTGATCGTATCAGTGGACCAGCTATCATTAACACACCAGATTCTGTTGGTTTTGATATAAAGAAAGATCCGGGAGTGGCATATCACTATAACATCTCTTATTGCGGAGCTCAAACCGGATTCGACCCTAAAAACGCGGGAAAAGAAACACCGGGAGGATTAGGTTATAGTGGAAGCGAGCTTGAAGGAATACGGATTGCCGGAAACACGTTCGACTACCCTTTTATTCATGGAAAAGCTATTCAGGCCACACCGGGATATTCATTTGTATCATGCAGCAATGAAGCGGTAGAAAGTGGACGAGTAAAACTAAACGACTACCACTTAGTGGACTATATTCTTGGATTACAAAAAGAAGACTCAACAACTTCCCGGTTTACTAACGAGAAATATAAGACATTCACTCCAAAAATGCAGCAACTAATTACACAATATTGCAAACGTGGAGGAAATATTCTAGTGAGTGGTTCTTATGTGGGTCGTGATATGAGTAGTTCTTTTGAGGATAAAAGTTTTACTGAAGATATACTAAAATACAGTTTCCGAAATAGTATGCAAAACACCGGTTCAGGAGATGTCTTTGGTTTAGGACTCACATTCTCCATTCCACGTGAGGTAAATGAGCATATCTATTCTGTTCCTGCTCCGGATTGTATTATTCCTGTATCCCCAGCTTTCCCGGTTCTTAAATATTTAGGCGGGAATTATGGTGCCGGAACAGCCTATAAAGGTGATTATCGTACATTTATCATGGGATTCCCATTTGAATCAATCGACACAGAAGAACACCGGGCAAAAATCATGGCAGGAATTCTTCAGTTTTTAAACGGAAGATAG